In one Lolium rigidum isolate FL_2022 chromosome 3, APGP_CSIRO_Lrig_0.1, whole genome shotgun sequence genomic region, the following are encoded:
- the LOC124695039 gene encoding SEC14 cytosolic factor-like has protein sequence MAMEKADGKEREKIEAVLKAMRKQAPLTAKQAQYCNDACVERFLRSRGDSVKKAAKQLRAALSWRETIGADHIIADEFSGELADGMAYVAGHDDENRPVVVFRIKQDDYPKYQPQKSFVRFLVFTLEVAVASMSRFVDQFVLLFDASFFRSASAFLNLLMGTLKIVADYYPARLHRAFVIDPPSLFSVMWKGVRPFVELAPATAVVCSLDFEDSLEDASFTAYPRTASLRFEPSGAAILTTMPKPGGGGGVVGSASSRFAFSVSDNALKPWYLSTTPAAPTPNPRSVIPSSSPSLVGASPLSARSFSFASPAARSTTPVQHHRVLPTPSTAKGHNKTPAPAPLSTPPQQQQFPRTPRPSFLQSPFTFRKDGQGVRRVERERDSFLPFLRFYRRPYDEISYRARMRPPLGGLIAIVDDKFRHKPAQHPQQQPRRHAAVLHHHHQYQQQHHHHHNHHHQRI, from the exons ATGGCGATGGAGAAGGCGGACGGCAAGGAGCGGGAGAAGATCGAGGCCGTGCTTAAGGCCATGCGCAAGCAGGCGCCGCTCACCGCCAAGCAG GCGCAGTACTGCAACGACGCGTGCGTGGAGCGGTTCCTCCGGTCGCGCGGGGACAGCGTGAAGAAGGCGGCGAAGCAGCTGCGGGCCGCGCTGTCCTGGCGGGAGACCATCGGAGCAG ATCACATCATCGCGGACGAGTTCTCCGGCGAGCTGGCCGACGGCATGGCGTACGTCGCTGGGCACGACGACGAGAACCGGCCCGTCGTG GTGTTTCGGATCAAGCAGGACGACTACCCCAAGTACCAGCCTCAGAAATC GTTCGTGCGGTTCCTGGTGTTCACGCTGGAGGTAGCGGTGGCGTCCATGAGCCGCTTCGTGGACCAGTTCGTCCTCCTCTTCGACGCAA GCTTTTTCCGGTCGGCGTCGGCCTTCCTCAACCTGCTCATGGGCACGCTCAAGATCGTCGCCGACTACTACCCCGCCCGCCTCCACCGCGCATTCGTCATCGACCCGCCATCCCTCTTCTCCGTCATGTGGAAG GGAGTGCGGCCGTTCGTGGAGCTCGCGCCGGCCACGGCGGTGGTGTGCTCGCTGGACTTCGAGGACTCGCTGGAGGACGCCTCCTTCACCGCCTACCCGCGGACGGCGTCCCTCCGCTTCGAGCCGTCGGGCGCGGCCATCCTCACCACCATGCCgaagccgggcggcggcggcggggtcgtgggctccgcctcctcgcgcttcgCCTTCAGCGTCTCCGACAACGCGCTCAAGCCGTGGTACCTCTCCACCACGCCAGCAGCACCCACGCCCAACCCGCGCTCCGTCATCCCCTCCTCCAGCCCGTCCCTCGTCGGCGCGTCCCCGCTCTCCGCGCGCTCCTTCTCCTTCGCGTCGCCCGCCGCGCGCTCCACCACCCCCGTCCAGCACCACCGCGTGCTGCCGACGCCGTCCACCGCCAAGGGACACAACAAGACCCCCGCTCCGGCTCCCCTGTCcacgccgccgcagcagcagcagttcccgaggacgccGCGCCCGTCCTTCCTGCAGTCGCCCTTCACGTTCCGCAAGGACGGACAGGGCGTCCGCCGCGTCGAGCGGGAGCGCGACTCCTTCCTGCCCTTCCTCCGCTTCTACCGCCGCCCCTACGACGAGATCTCCTACCGCGCCAGGATGCGCCCGCCGCTCGGCGGCCTCATCGCCATCGTCGACGACAAGTTCAGGCACAAGCCGGCTCAGCATCCGCAGCAGCAGCCGCGCCGGCACGCCGCGGtgctccaccaccatcaccagtaccagcagcagcaccaccaccatcacaaccaccaccaccagagGATCTGA